ACGCTCAAGGGCCTCCCGCGGGCGTACAACCGTGACCTGCAGAACGCCCACCCCCACGCGTTCGACGCCGTCGATGCCGTCGTCGAGGCGACGGAGGTGACGGCGGGCGCGGTGGCGACCGCGACCTGGGAGACGCAGGCGCTCCGCGACGCCGCGGCCGAGGGCTTTGCGACCGCGACGGGCGTCGCGGATCTGCTGGCGATGGCGGGCCTCCCCTTCCGGACGGCCCACGAGATCGTCGCCGAGGCGGCGGCGGAGTCCGCGGGCACGCCCGACCTCGCCACGCTCGACGCGGTCACCGAGGCGGTCGTCGGCGACTCGCTCTTCGACCACGTGAGCCGCGATGCCGTCGAGCGCGCGCTCGACCCCGTCGAGAGCGTGGCGAGCCGCGACTCGGTCGGCGGCCCCGCACCCGCCGCGGTGTCGGCCGCGCTCGACACCGTCCGGGGAGGAGTCGCCGAGGACGCGGAGACGGTCGAGCGCCGCCGGACGGCGCTGGCCGACGCGCGGGCGCGCCTCGACAGGGAGGTGGCGCGGTATGACTGAGCCGACCCGCGGCCGGGACCGACGGGTGCCACGCGTGCCGGCCGTCGCGGTTCCGCCGCCGTCCCCGGCAGGGGACTACCTACTACATTACTGATACGGAGTGGAGATTTAAACGACGACCGCACCGATGTCGTGCGATTAGCCGTCAGCCTATTCATTTATTTTCCTTTACAAGTTCGATGGGTTTAAGTCCTCTCACGGGTGAGAACGTAGTACGATGCCAGAAGAGATTACGGCGGAGGACCCGCTGACCGGCGAAGAGATCACGCTCCCGGCCGACGTCGAGGTCGGCGAGATCATCGACAGTCCCGTGAGCGGTGCCGAACTGGAGGTCGTCTCCTTGGACCCCGTGGTCCTCGAGGAGGCGCCCGAGCTCGAAGAGGACTGGGGAGAGTAGCGGTGCACGTTGGACTGCTGTACTCCCGGATCCGCCGCGACGAGAAACTCCTCCTCTCCGAGCTCCGCGAGCGCGGGCACGACGTGACGAAGATCGACGTCCGGAGGGAGCAGTTCAACATCTCGGCTGCGCCCGCTGTGTTCGACGAGATCGACGTCGTGCTCGACCGGTGTCTGGCGACGAGTCGGAGCCTCTACATCACGCGCTTCCTCGACGCCTATGGGGTCGAAGTCGTCAACAGCTCGGAGACGGCACAGCTGTGTGCCGACAAGGTAAAAAACAGCCTCGCACTGGAAGCCGCGGGCGTCCCGACGCCCGACACGACGGTCGCGTTCACGACCGACGCGGCGCTGGAGGCGATCGAGGCGTTCGGCTATCCCTGCGTGCTCAAACCGGTCGTCGGCTCGTGGGGCCGCCTCATGGCGAAGATCGACACCCGTGACGCGGCCGAGGCCATCCTCGAACACAAGGCGACGCTCGGGCACTACGAGCACAAGGTGTTCTACGTCCAGGAGTTCGTCGAGAAGCCCGGCCGGGACATCCGGGTGCTCGCGGTCGACGGCGACCCCGTCGCCGCGATGACGCGCTCGTCGGAGCACTGGCTCACGAACGCCGCGAAGGGCGGGGAGACCGCCGCGTTCGAACTCGACGACCGCGCGCTCGAACTGGTCGAGAAGGCCTCCGCCGCCGTCGGCGGCGGACTGTTGGGTGTGGACCTGATGGAGGTCGGCTCCGTCTCCGAGTCGGGAGACTCGGAGGCTCGTGGGACTCCGTCCCACGCCGACTACACCGTCCACGAGGTGAACCACACGGTCGAGTTCAAGGCGCTGAACGACGCCGTGGGAGAGAGCGTCGACGTGCCCGGTCGCGTGGTCGACTGGCTCGAAGCCAAAGCGAAGACCGAAACGGAGGCGACGGCGTAGCATGACGCTCCGTGCGAGCGTCGTCGGCGGCTCCGGCTTCACGGGAGGAGAACTCCTCCGGCTGCTCTCTCAGCACCCGGAGTTCGAGGTGGTGCAGGCGACGAGCCGGCAGTACGAACGCAAAACGGTCGGAAGAGTCCACCCCAACCTGCGCGAACTGGACCTGCGCTTCTCGTCGCCCGAGGAGCTCGAGAGCGTGGACGTGCTGTTCGCCGCGACGCCCCACGGCGTCTCGATGCAGCACGTCGACACCTTCTTCGAGAGCGCCGACACCGTGGTCGACCTCTCGGCGGACTTCAGGCTCTCCACCGAGGCGCAGTACGACGAGTGGTACGACGGCCACGTCTGCCCCGAGTACCTGGAGAAGGCGGAGTACGCCCTGCCCGAGCTCAACCGGGAGAACCTCCCGGGTGCCGAACTCGTCGCCTCCGGCGGCTGCAACGCCACGGCGACGATCCTGGGGCTGAAGCCGCTGTTCGACGCCGGGATCATGAGCGGCGACGAGCAGGTGGTCGTCGACGTGAAGGTGGGCTCCTCCGAAGGTGGAGCCGGCGGCGGCGACGCCTCCTCGCACCCGGAGCGGTCGGGCATCGTCCGACCGTACGCGCCCACGGGCCACCGCCACGAGGCCGAGATCGAGGAGTTCCTCGGCCTCTCGGTGTCTTTTACCGTCCACGCGGTCGACATGGTCCGCGGCGCGAGCGCGACCTGTCACGTCTTCCCCTCGTCGAAGGTGACCAAGAGCGACCTCTGGGGCGCGTATCGAGACTCGTACTCGGAGGAGCCGTTCATGCGCACCGTCGCGGGCGGCGGTGGCGTCTACCGCTACCCCGAACCGAAGGTCGTCGCCGGCACCAACATGGGAGAGGTCGGCTTCGAGATCGACCCCGGAAACAGGAGGCTCGTCGTCCTCTCGGCCATCGACAACATGATGAAGGGATCGGCCGGACAGGCGATCCACGGCGCGAACGTCGCACTCGGTCTGGAGGAGACCGCAGGGTTAG
This Salinigranum marinum DNA region includes the following protein-coding sequences:
- a CDS encoding RimK family alpha-L-glutamate ligase, translating into MHVGLLYSRIRRDEKLLLSELRERGHDVTKIDVRREQFNISAAPAVFDEIDVVLDRCLATSRSLYITRFLDAYGVEVVNSSETAQLCADKVKNSLALEAAGVPTPDTTVAFTTDAALEAIEAFGYPCVLKPVVGSWGRLMAKIDTRDAAEAILEHKATLGHYEHKVFYVQEFVEKPGRDIRVLAVDGDPVAAMTRSSEHWLTNAAKGGETAAFELDDRALELVEKASAAVGGGLLGVDLMEVGSVSESGDSEARGTPSHADYTVHEVNHTVEFKALNDAVGESVDVPGRVVDWLEAKAKTETEATA
- the lysW gene encoding lysine biosynthesis protein LysW codes for the protein MPEEITAEDPLTGEEITLPADVEVGEIIDSPVSGAELEVVSLDPVVLEEAPELEEDWGE
- the argC gene encoding N-acetyl-gamma-glutamyl-phosphate reductase translates to MTLRASVVGGSGFTGGELLRLLSQHPEFEVVQATSRQYERKTVGRVHPNLRELDLRFSSPEELESVDVLFAATPHGVSMQHVDTFFESADTVVDLSADFRLSTEAQYDEWYDGHVCPEYLEKAEYALPELNRENLPGAELVASGGCNATATILGLKPLFDAGIMSGDEQVVVDVKVGSSEGGAGGGDASSHPERSGIVRPYAPTGHRHEAEIEEFLGLSVSFTVHAVDMVRGASATCHVFPSSKVTKSDLWGAYRDSYSEEPFMRTVAGGGGVYRYPEPKVVAGTNMGEVGFEIDPGNRRLVVLSAIDNMMKGSAGQAIHGANVALGLEETAGLEATGFHPVGAP